One part of the Leucobacter triazinivorans genome encodes these proteins:
- a CDS encoding tyrosine-type recombinase/integrase, producing the protein MTVTDLAGNKQHRSRMFLTLAEAKRELAKEVSGRNPNAGMTLTQWHERYWPAIAASVRVGTARGYDVSWRKRVQPTLGDKKLEEITSPLIESAMVSWAGSPSIKVDSLAVLSRLLDGARRARIIDYNPAREVKRPSQDTSTSPTSRALTVQQIRKLLELIPAGVYRRYAAALVFTGMRAGEATAQRVRDAELEQNILRISRSFSPGKNGELIEQSPKSHKEREAPITKQLRPSVIEAIKGKERDDLLWAGPNGGRLTARNFRRAVDWEKIKTELHRPELRVHDLRHTFATILFDAGASAPDVQAVLGHSSLQVTERYSRAREGVARRAGSVLDGLFEPDKPKPKKNTKKSSKTSGAKKSRRSSASPNLADPFGVPFNDPFGTAGYSTGHGNGPRMAQGRGGLGL; encoded by the coding sequence GTGACGGTGACCGACCTCGCCGGGAACAAGCAGCATCGCTCTCGCATGTTCCTCACCCTCGCGGAAGCGAAGCGCGAGCTGGCGAAAGAGGTGTCGGGCCGCAACCCGAACGCGGGAATGACGCTCACGCAGTGGCATGAACGTTACTGGCCCGCCATCGCCGCCTCGGTGCGGGTCGGAACAGCGCGCGGCTATGACGTGTCATGGCGCAAGCGGGTGCAGCCGACGCTCGGCGACAAGAAGCTCGAAGAGATCACCTCGCCGCTCATCGAGTCGGCGATGGTGTCATGGGCTGGGTCGCCGTCAATCAAGGTCGATTCGCTCGCGGTGCTCAGCCGCTTGCTCGACGGCGCACGCCGGGCGAGGATCATCGATTACAACCCGGCGCGCGAGGTGAAGCGCCCGAGCCAGGACACCTCCACTTCCCCAACCTCGCGGGCGCTCACCGTGCAGCAGATCAGAAAGCTGCTCGAACTCATCCCCGCGGGCGTGTACCGGCGTTACGCGGCAGCGCTCGTCTTCACCGGAATGCGCGCTGGCGAGGCGACGGCACAGCGGGTGCGCGACGCCGAGCTGGAGCAGAACATCCTCCGTATCAGCCGCAGCTTCTCCCCCGGCAAGAACGGCGAACTGATCGAGCAGAGCCCCAAGAGCCACAAGGAGCGGGAAGCACCGATCACGAAGCAGCTCCGTCCGTCCGTCATCGAGGCCATCAAGGGCAAGGAACGGGATGATCTGCTGTGGGCGGGGCCGAATGGCGGCAGGCTCACTGCGCGGAACTTCCGCCGCGCCGTCGATTGGGAGAAGATCAAGACCGAGCTTCACCGCCCCGAGCTGCGGGTGCACGACCTCCGCCACACCTTCGCCACGATCCTCTTCGACGCAGGAGCCTCTGCACCCGACGTGCAAGCCGTACTCGGACACTCCAGCCTGCAGGTCACCGAGCGCTACTCACGCGCACGCGAGGGTGTCGCGCGGCGTGCCGGGTCGGTGCTCGACGGGCTCTTCGAGCCGGACAAGCCGAAGCCGAAGAAGAACACCAAGAAGAGCAGCAAGACGAGCGGCGCGAAGAAGTCGCGGCGCTCGTCTGCGAGCCCGAACCTCGCCGACCCGTTCGGCGTTCCGTTCAACGATCCGTTCGGAACCGCCGGCTACAGTACGGGCCACGGAAATGGCCCAAGAATGGCCCAAGGTCGCGGAGGGCTCGGCTTGTAA